One window of Chamaesiphon minutus PCC 6605 genomic DNA carries:
- a CDS encoding DUF4291 family protein — MRLITTSYTEQKTRLPKIGRYILAQFDGEGVIVYQAYRPEIGHFAATHGYFGGDHFSTTRMSWIKPNFLWMMYRSGWGQKEGQEVVLAVKIKREAFDTILANAVRSSYNPDLYPTEKEMYPSRDNSRKYGRIEASKHSFYHYWEN, encoded by the coding sequence ATGCGTCTTATTACTACCAGTTACACAGAACAAAAGACCAGATTGCCTAAAATCGGTCGTTACATTCTAGCGCAGTTTGATGGGGAAGGGGTAATTGTGTACCAGGCATATCGCCCCGAAATTGGGCACTTTGCGGCGACTCACGGCTACTTCGGCGGCGACCACTTTAGCACGACGCGGATGAGCTGGATTAAGCCCAATTTCCTCTGGATGATGTATCGCTCCGGCTGGGGTCAAAAGGAGGGTCAGGAGGTGGTTTTGGCTGTTAAGATTAAGCGCGAAGCCTTCGATACGATCTTGGCTAACGCCGTCCGTTCTAGTTACAATCCCGATCTCTACCCCACTGAGAAAGAAATGTACCCTTCTAGGGATAATTCTCGCAAATATGGCCGAATCGAAGCATCGAAGCATAGCTTTTACCACTATTGGGAAAATTAA
- a CDS encoding PIN domain-containing protein: protein MTSIEKATPSTILFIDYENVTQVRLSSLQRPNLKIFIFVGCAQVKIPFELVREAHQLGAAVEWIGVEETGPNALDFHIAFYLGQVSLQSPTSSYVILSRDRGFDPLIQHLGKLGISCRRIDSLELLSGRADLTHSQDFLSDIAVAKLSAVIPKSRPKKRATLYTYLKSILSKYQPSEPEVKQLLDTWFATGKIVESKEKINYKF from the coding sequence ATGACATCGATCGAGAAAGCCACTCCATCCACAATTTTGTTTATCGATTATGAAAATGTTACTCAAGTAAGATTGTCTAGTCTGCAACGACCCAATCTCAAGATTTTCATTTTTGTCGGCTGCGCTCAAGTTAAGATTCCCTTCGAGCTAGTGCGCGAGGCGCATCAATTGGGTGCAGCAGTGGAGTGGATCGGCGTCGAAGAAACAGGGCCAAATGCGCTAGACTTTCATATTGCCTTTTACCTCGGCCAAGTAAGTCTGCAATCGCCCACATCTAGCTATGTTATTCTCTCACGCGATCGTGGTTTCGACCCATTAATCCAACATCTGGGCAAGTTGGGTATTTCCTGTCGTCGCATCGATAGTTTGGAACTGCTCTCTGGGCGAGCTGATCTAACACATTCTCAAGATTTTTTATCCGATATCGCCGTAGCTAAATTATCTGCGGTAATTCCTAAAAGCAGGCCGAAAAAAAGAGCGACTTTATACACCTATCTCAAGTCGATCCTCTCTAAATATCAACCAAGCGAGCCAGAAGTCAAACAATTGCTCGATACTTGGTTCGCGACAGGTAAAATCGTCGAATCCAAAGAAAAAATCAATTATAAATTTTGA
- a CDS encoding ribbon-helix-helix domain-containing protein yields the protein MSISLTPDQEQFIKTKLQAGKYNSAQEILEIALRLLDEYDRADSEWSRQVGVKIDEAISASDRTPPIDGETFVNGILERFQQIRQA from the coding sequence ATGAGTATCAGTCTTACACCCGACCAAGAACAATTTATTAAAACTAAACTGCAAGCGGGAAAATATAACTCTGCTCAAGAAATTCTGGAAATTGCACTAAGATTGCTAGATGAATACGACCGTGCCGATAGTGAGTGGAGTCGGCAAGTAGGTGTCAAAATTGATGAAGCTATTTCTGCATCCGATCGGACACCGCCGATTGATGGTGAAACATTTGTGAATGGAATTTTAGAACGTTTCCAGCAGATTCGTCAGGCATAG
- a CDS encoding aldo/keto reductase: MQTRKLGDKGLVVSALGLGCMGMSGVYGVADEAEAIATIHRAIDLGVNFLDTADAYGKGHNETLIGKAIGDRREKVVIATKFGLSDVSTGGYTIPVNGRPEYVRSACEASLRRLEVETIDLYYQHRVDPNTPIEDTVGTMAELVKEGKVRFLGLSEASAATIRRAHAVHPIAALQSEYSLWSRDVEDEILPTCRELQIGFVPWSPLGRGFLTGEIKTFDDLEPNDWRRTSPRFQGDNFGRNLDLVAQVQQMAREKKCTPAQLAIAWLLQQGEDIVPIPGTKRVSYLLDNLGALDIKLTDAELDRIDAILPKGAASGDRYPTAMMQMVNL; the protein is encoded by the coding sequence ATGCAAACTCGCAAACTTGGCGACAAAGGACTGGTGGTTTCGGCTCTGGGATTAGGTTGTATGGGCATGTCGGGGGTGTATGGTGTTGCCGACGAAGCAGAGGCGATTGCTACCATCCATCGCGCGATCGATCTGGGTGTTAACTTCCTCGATACCGCTGATGCTTATGGCAAGGGGCATAATGAAACGCTGATCGGTAAAGCAATTGGCGATCGTCGCGAAAAGGTCGTCATTGCCACCAAATTTGGCCTCAGCGACGTGAGCACGGGCGGATATACTATCCCAGTCAACGGTCGCCCCGAATACGTGCGCTCGGCTTGCGAGGCTAGTTTGCGGCGATTGGAAGTAGAGACGATCGACTTATACTACCAACATCGCGTCGATCCGAATACGCCCATCGAAGATACCGTGGGGACGATGGCGGAATTAGTCAAAGAAGGTAAAGTCCGATTTTTGGGACTATCAGAGGCATCCGCAGCCACGATTCGCCGCGCTCATGCCGTACATCCGATCGCCGCATTGCAAAGCGAGTACTCGCTCTGGAGTCGCGATGTAGAAGATGAAATCTTGCCGACTTGCCGCGAACTCCAGATTGGATTTGTGCCTTGGAGTCCCCTCGGACGCGGCTTTCTTACTGGGGAAATCAAGACTTTTGACGATTTAGAACCAAACGACTGGCGACGCACCTCACCGCGCTTTCAGGGCGATAATTTTGGGCGCAATTTAGATTTAGTCGCACAGGTGCAGCAGATGGCGCGCGAGAAAAAGTGCACGCCCGCTCAATTGGCGATCGCCTGGTTGCTCCAGCAAGGCGAGGATATCGTGCCGATTCCCGGTACTAAGCGGGTTTCCTATTTGCTCGACAATCTCGGTGCATTGGATATCAAGTTAACGGATGCAGAACTCGATCGGATCGATGCAATTTTACCTAAAGGTGCCGCATCCGGCGATCGCTACCCCACCGCCATGATGCAAATGGTAAACCTCTAA
- a CDS encoding DUF4327 family protein codes for MTQQVLHPMVKMQRQVESLVASKILSPSDRIWKIAFLYGDKWQYWKNELLEFGFTLQDPVSELLDVEGWDED; via the coding sequence ATGACTCAGCAAGTGCTTCACCCAATGGTGAAAATGCAACGTCAAGTCGAATCTTTGGTAGCATCCAAGATTCTCAGTCCGAGCGATCGAATTTGGAAGATTGCCTTTCTGTATGGCGATAAGTGGCAATATTGGAAAAATGAACTCTTAGAGTTCGGGTTCACACTCCAAGATCCAGTCAGCGAGTTACTCGACGTCGAAGGTTGGGACGAAGACTAA
- a CDS encoding saccharopine dehydrogenase family protein: MRETSYDVVLYGASGFVGKQTVRYFAERAGNEVRWAIAGRDRNKLESVRAEVRIDVDILVADSQDRSAIDAIVSQTRVLLNTAGPFALYGNAIVDACVRYRTHYVDITGETPWVKGLIDRYHVQAATDGTRIIPCCGFDSVPSDLGTYLLVRYLQRELGTNCTHVKAYFQAAGGFNGGTLASGLNIFDSGELEQVGNPFLLNPPESVPTDVDRHRDPTAPQYDTEMETWVSPFFMGVVNTRIVRRSGALFDRWQESYGADFSYQEYFKFNQPWAWLQSAAMVGGLAVIGGAIAIPPLRSFIESIIPQVGSGPTEQTMNAGWFRCELLGWGSQGQRVRGLIADVGDPGNRATVKFVCESALCLVVDFDRLPGGAQRGGILTPATGLGDVLVERLQGAGMRLEVETII, translated from the coding sequence ATGCGTGAAACCAGTTATGATGTGGTGCTCTACGGTGCCAGTGGCTTTGTGGGTAAGCAAACCGTCCGGTATTTTGCCGAACGTGCTGGCAATGAGGTGCGGTGGGCGATCGCGGGTCGAGATCGGAACAAGCTAGAATCAGTCAGGGCAGAAGTACGCATCGATGTCGATATTCTCGTCGCCGATAGTCAAGATAGATCAGCCATCGACGCGATCGTTTCTCAAACGCGAGTATTATTAAACACGGCTGGGCCATTTGCGCTGTACGGCAATGCGATCGTCGATGCTTGCGTCCGTTACCGTACCCATTATGTCGATATTACAGGCGAAACGCCGTGGGTAAAAGGATTAATCGATCGATATCACGTTCAAGCTGCCACCGATGGGACGCGGATTATTCCCTGCTGTGGCTTTGATTCGGTACCATCCGATTTGGGTACTTATTTGCTGGTGCGTTATCTCCAGCGCGAACTGGGTACTAATTGTACTCATGTGAAAGCTTATTTTCAGGCGGCTGGTGGTTTCAATGGCGGGACGCTGGCGAGTGGTTTGAATATTTTCGATAGCGGCGAACTAGAGCAAGTCGGCAATCCGTTTTTACTCAATCCGCCGGAATCTGTCCCCACAGATGTAGACAGACATCGCGATCCTACTGCTCCCCAGTACGATACCGAGATGGAGACTTGGGTTTCGCCATTTTTCATGGGTGTCGTCAATACGCGCATCGTCCGCCGCAGTGGGGCATTATTCGATCGATGGCAGGAATCTTATGGCGCGGATTTTAGCTATCAAGAGTACTTCAAATTCAACCAGCCGTGGGCATGGCTTCAGTCTGCGGCAATGGTAGGGGGTCTGGCTGTAATTGGTGGTGCGATTGCGATCCCGCCCCTACGTTCTTTCATAGAATCGATTATCCCGCAAGTTGGGAGCGGGCCGACAGAGCAAACGATGAATGCAGGTTGGTTTCGGTGCGAACTGTTGGGATGGGGTAGCCAAGGGCAACGGGTGCGGGGGCTGATTGCGGATGTGGGCGATCCTGGCAATCGCGCTACGGTGAAGTTTGTCTGCGAGTCGGCATTATGTTTGGTGGTGGATTTCGACAGGTTGCCAGGAGGGGCGCAGCGGGGTGGAATTTTGACGCCAGCGACAGGATTGGGCGATGTATTGGTAGAGCGGCTACAGGGGGCAGGAATGCGCCTGGAAGTTGAGACGATAATCTAA
- a CDS encoding Uma2 family endonuclease: protein MISATENFPQFTPLEYLEWEAKQELRYEFIDGKVCPIANETLDRAIIATTNLSSMLQEYLKCTICRVFGANVKVQTLESNSFCYPDLSVSGDVHDRSANNFISHPCLIVEVLSPTTEVYDRGDKFALYRQSPSLQEYVLVSTDRIHLDVYRQPTAGIWEFSAYSSGDPIELISVNLSFEIDRVYDEIVF from the coding sequence ATGATTTCTGCAACCGAAAATTTTCCACAATTCACCCCTTTAGAATACCTGGAGTGGGAGGCAAAACAAGAGCTGCGTTATGAGTTTATCGATGGCAAAGTTTGTCCGATCGCCAATGAAACTCTCGATCGAGCTATAATTGCAACGACAAACTTGAGCAGTATGCTGCAAGAGTATTTAAAATGCACCATTTGTCGAGTATTTGGTGCCAATGTCAAAGTCCAAACATTAGAATCTAATTCTTTTTGTTATCCCGATCTTAGCGTCAGCGGCGACGTTCACGATCGCAGTGCCAATAATTTTATCAGTCATCCCTGTCTGATTGTGGAAGTTTTATCGCCGACTACCGAAGTGTACGACAGAGGCGATAAGTTTGCCTTGTATCGTCAGTCGCCTAGTTTACAAGAATATGTGTTAGTTAGTACCGATCGAATACACTTGGACGTATATCGACAGCCAACAGCGGGAATCTGGGAATTTAGTGCTTATAGTTCTGGCGATCCGATCGAATTAATCAGTGTTAATTTGAGTTTTGAGATCGATCGAGTTTATGATGAGATTGTATTTTAA
- a CDS encoding ABC transporter ATP-binding protein, protein MIEMENIIKTYQLGEVQVPVLKGINLHVEEGDYISIMGASGSGKSTLMNIIGCLDRPTDGAYYLDNLDLTKLAKDDLAYIRNQYIGFVFQQFNLLTRSTALENVMLPMIYGGIPKSERRERAEAALINVGLRDRLTNRPSQLSGGQQQRVAIARALVNQPALLLADEPTGALDTQTSQEVMKLFDNLNAQGITIVIITHEPEIAAQTHRQIVMQDGLIVG, encoded by the coding sequence ATGATTGAGATGGAAAATATTATTAAAACCTATCAGCTAGGTGAAGTCCAAGTTCCCGTACTCAAAGGAATTAATTTGCACGTTGAGGAGGGAGATTATATCTCAATAATGGGAGCATCTGGCTCGGGCAAATCAACATTAATGAATATTATTGGGTGTCTCGATCGACCGACTGATGGCGCGTACTATTTAGACAATCTAGATCTCACGAAATTAGCAAAAGACGATCTAGCCTACATCCGCAATCAATATATCGGTTTTGTCTTTCAACAATTTAATCTATTAACACGTTCTACCGCGTTAGAAAATGTGATGTTACCGATGATTTATGGCGGCATTCCCAAATCAGAGCGACGAGAGCGAGCAGAAGCAGCTTTGATTAATGTCGGCTTGAGAGATCGACTAACTAATCGTCCCAGTCAATTGTCGGGCGGACAACAACAACGCGTCGCGATCGCACGAGCTTTAGTCAACCAACCCGCACTCCTACTCGCTGACGAACCCACTGGCGCACTCGATACCCAAACATCACAAGAAGTGATGAAGTTATTTGACAATCTCAATGCCCAAGGCATCACGATCGTCATTATTACTCACGAACCAGAGATTGCCGCCCAAACTCATCGCCAAATTGTCATGCAAGATGGTCTAATTGTGGGCTGA
- a CDS encoding Uma2 family endonuclease has protein sequence MTLITAKWSLTDYHQMIRSGLLDDRSVELINGEIIEMSPEGVAHSFYCRGTAKYLRSLLGDRAEVSEAHPITLPNNSEPEPDIAIVRTPDTLYQTRHPFPADIFWLIEIADSTLIKDLGVKRDLYALAGIPEYWVMNLQTSELVVFRDLNANEYRAEIRLSSGNISTLAFPDLSIDIAQLFR, from the coding sequence ATGACTCTAATTACTGCTAAATGGAGTTTAACTGATTACCACCAGATGATTAGATCGGGATTGTTAGACGATCGATCTGTAGAACTAATTAATGGGGAAATCATTGAGATGTCACCAGAAGGTGTCGCGCACTCCTTTTATTGTCGGGGAACAGCTAAATATCTCCGTTCGCTGTTAGGAGATCGAGCAGAAGTGAGTGAAGCTCATCCGATTACTTTACCAAATAACTCAGAGCCAGAGCCAGATATTGCGATTGTCAGAACTCCCGATACTCTCTATCAAACTCGACATCCATTCCCTGCAGATATATTTTGGTTAATCGAGATTGCCGATAGTACTCTAATCAAAGATTTGGGTGTAAAACGAGATCTATATGCGCTTGCAGGTATCCCCGAATATTGGGTAATGAATTTGCAAACATCAGAATTAGTTGTCTTTAGAGATCTCAATGCCAATGAATATAGAGCGGAAATTCGTTTGAGTAGTGGTAATATATCTACGCTAGCTTTTCCCGATCTGTCGATCGATATTGCCCAACTCTTTCGCTAA
- a CDS encoding TolC family protein — MNTNLTKLRAIQFKAICVISALILSIASGMAAAASIPSADARRLQPDRSMLLAQNTPSNIGKINNDLNLPKIGADVQITNTKSLTLKDAIDIAFRNNRDVQVARLAVDRDTAGIRSAQADQALQIGLTSTLQNQGSPVIFGTQATTSTNSNVQGQLQATYIILDAGRNSSSVRAAEDQVKFSKLDLLRIEQKLRGDVTTAYYDLQAADSSVIINQASITDAKRSLSDAQLQEKAGTGTKFDILRAQVQLATADQNLVNAQGQQQTARKNIAQLLSVDDNTEFTTADTVRELGDWRYSLEESIVLAYKKRPEIQQQLVNRSISQQQQIIAAAADSPQVSLFANYNLGKTLTDSTSAQDSYSVGAQLSWSFWDGGAARANSDRQKVNQEINENQLTTQRNQIRFEIERAFYSLGTNKKNITTATQSLQQAEESLKLARLRFQAGIGTQTDVIQAQTELATARGNRVSAILNYNRALASLRVATVLVE; from the coding sequence ATGAATACTAATTTAACTAAACTAAGAGCGATTCAATTTAAAGCAATTTGTGTTATTTCAGCTTTGATTTTGAGTATTGCGAGTGGGATGGCCGCCGCCGCAAGCATACCCAGTGCTGACGCTCGCCGACTACAACCAGATCGATCGATGCTCCTGGCTCAAAATACTCCCAGCAACATTGGCAAGATTAACAACGATCTCAACCTCCCCAAAATAGGTGCTGATGTTCAAATTACCAACACAAAATCTTTGACCTTAAAAGATGCGATCGATATCGCCTTTCGGAATAATCGCGATGTCCAAGTGGCACGTCTGGCGGTCGATCGAGATACCGCTGGAATTCGATCGGCACAAGCCGATCAAGCATTACAAATAGGCTTGACAAGTACCCTGCAAAATCAGGGATCGCCTGTAATCTTTGGTACTCAAGCAACAACTAGCACCAATTCAAATGTCCAAGGACAACTCCAAGCCACTTATATCATCTTGGATGCAGGTCGTAATAGCAGCAGCGTGCGGGCGGCTGAAGATCAAGTGAAATTTAGCAAACTAGATTTGCTCCGCATCGAACAAAAGCTGCGTGGCGATGTCACCACTGCCTATTACGATCTCCAAGCTGCCGATTCCTCAGTCATCATCAACCAAGCCTCGATAACTGACGCCAAGCGCAGCTTGAGCGACGCTCAACTCCAAGAAAAAGCTGGTACGGGAACTAAATTTGACATCCTTCGCGCCCAAGTTCAACTGGCGACAGCCGACCAAAATCTGGTCAATGCCCAAGGGCAACAGCAAACCGCCCGCAAAAATATCGCGCAGTTACTCAGTGTCGATGATAATACCGAATTCACTACCGCCGATACTGTGCGCGAATTGGGAGATTGGCGGTATTCCCTAGAGGAAAGTATCGTGTTGGCGTACAAAAAACGTCCAGAAATCCAGCAACAACTAGTCAACCGCAGCATTAGCCAACAACAACAAATCATCGCGGCTGCTGCTGATTCCCCCCAGGTAAGCCTGTTTGCTAACTACAATCTTGGCAAAACCCTGACTGATTCGACCTCCGCCCAAGATAGCTATAGTGTGGGCGCACAGTTAAGTTGGAGTTTTTGGGATGGTGGTGCTGCCAGAGCAAATTCTGACAGGCAGAAAGTCAACCAAGAAATCAATGAAAACCAGTTGACCACTCAGCGCAATCAAATTCGGTTTGAGATCGAGAGAGCCTTCTACAGCCTCGGCACCAATAAAAAAAATATTACTACTGCCACTCAATCGCTTCAACAGGCAGAAGAAAGTCTCAAACTAGCCCGTCTGCGCTTTCAAGCAGGCATTGGCACTCAAACTGATGTCATCCAAGCCCAAACCGAATTGGCTACAGCCCGTGGTAATCGGGTCTCCGCGATCCTAAACTACAATCGCGCTCTAGCCAGTTTGCGCGTAGCTACGGTGCTAGTTGAGTAA
- a CDS encoding ACP phosphodiesterase, with amino-acid sequence MNWLAHILLSEPTVENRLGNLLGDLVKGKELDGLDIPLRRGVDRHYAIDKFTDTHPIFRISKHRIDKQYSKFAGILIDVIYDHFLVKNWSLYSDTIFTAFTAEISSSFRDYSGEIPQSARAVIDRMINGDWLNSYRYLSGVETALQRIDYRIAVRMGDRIKLVDAMPILEREYLSLDRDFNLFFPQLQHHILHWNNPLLGGVPNGRGG; translated from the coding sequence ATGAACTGGCTCGCGCACATTTTACTTTCCGAACCAACTGTCGAAAATCGTCTGGGCAATCTCTTGGGCGATCTGGTAAAAGGGAAAGAGCTAGATGGACTCGATATCCCGTTGCGGCGAGGTGTCGATCGACATTACGCGATCGATAAATTTACCGATACTCATCCAATTTTCAGAATCAGCAAACACAGAATCGACAAACAATATAGTAAATTTGCAGGTATATTAATCGATGTCATCTACGACCACTTTTTAGTTAAAAATTGGTCGCTCTATTCCGATACGATTTTTACTGCTTTTACAGCAGAAATCTCCAGCTCATTTCGTGATTATTCAGGTGAAATTCCGCAATCGGCAAGAGCGGTCATCGATCGGATGATAAACGGCGATTGGTTGAATAGTTATCGGTATTTATCGGGTGTCGAAACTGCTTTGCAAAGAATCGACTATCGCATCGCAGTCCGCATGGGCGACAGAATTAAGCTCGTCGATGCCATGCCCATCCTCGAACGAGAGTATCTTAGCCTCGATCGAGATTTTAATCTCTTTTTCCCCCAACTCCAACACCACATCCTCCACTGGAACAATCCCCTCCTCGGAGGGGTGCCCAACGGGCGGGGTGGGTAA
- a CDS encoding GNAT family N-acetyltransferase has protein sequence MLKIRAAEEKDVDIIFELIRGLAEYEKLTDRVTGNTEQLRSHLFGDRPYAEVIVAELDDLGIGFALFFHSYSTFLTQPGLYLEDVFVRPEYRRQGVGKALMTTVAKIAHDRGCGRLEWSVLDWNQNAIEFYQSLGATVLPDWKICRMSAETLARFRQ, from the coding sequence ATGCTAAAAATCAGAGCTGCTGAAGAGAAAGATGTCGATATTATTTTTGAGTTAATTCGAGGGTTAGCGGAGTATGAAAAATTGACCGATCGAGTGACGGGAAATACCGAACAATTGCGATCGCATTTATTTGGAGATCGACCTTATGCTGAGGTCATCGTGGCAGAATTAGACGATCTAGGGATCGGGTTTGCTTTATTTTTTCATAGCTACTCGACCTTTCTCACCCAACCGGGACTTTACCTCGAAGATGTGTTCGTGCGTCCCGAATATCGCCGCCAAGGGGTCGGCAAAGCTTTGATGACTACTGTGGCCAAAATTGCCCACGATCGCGGTTGCGGGCGGTTAGAGTGGTCTGTACTAGACTGGAATCAAAACGCGATCGAGTTTTATCAAAGTTTGGGTGCGACTGTGTTACCTGACTGGAAAATTTGTCGGATGAGTGCCGAAACACTGGCTAGATTTAGGCAATAG
- the uvrB gene encoding excinuclease ABC subunit UvrB — MDDNEFQLEAPFKPTGDQPAAIEQLVAGLKSEQRFQTLLGATGTGKTFTIAATIAQHQKPTLVLAHNKTLAAQLCNELRQFFPHNAVEYFVSYYDYYQPEAYIAVSDTFIEKASAINDEIDMLRHSATRSLFEHRHVIVVASISCIYGLGTPAEYLKAAIPLKVGMEIDQREMLRQLVSVQYSRNDIDLKRGNFRVRGDVVEIGPAYEDRIVRVEFFGDEIEAIRYVDPVTGEILNTLGGLNIYPARHFVTPEDTLEAACNDIDAELKERIVELETNGKLIEAQRIDQRTRYDLEMLREVGFCNGVENYSRHLARRKAGDPPECLLDYFDDDWLLVVDESHVTVPQIRGMYNGDRARKTVLIDHGFRLPSAADNRPLKADEFWEKVNQCIFVSATPGEWEMELSEDRIAQQIIRPTGVIDPEIFVRPTEGQVDDLLGEIRDRVKLNERVLITTLTKRMAEDLTEYFHERSVRVKYLHSEVQSIERIEIIQGLRNGEFDVLIGVNLLREGLDLPEVSLVAILDADKEGFLRSTRSLIQTIGRAARHIRGQAILYADKLTDSMIAAIDETERRRGIQMAHNKLNNITPQSIVKTGSNSILQFLDLSRRLNAQQLETVIEHVDELSLEQIPDLIVQLEAEMKVAAKELEFEKAATLRDRIKQLRSKLVGNI, encoded by the coding sequence ATGGACGATAACGAATTTCAACTGGAAGCACCATTTAAACCCACTGGCGACCAACCTGCGGCGATCGAGCAGCTCGTGGCTGGGTTAAAATCCGAACAGCGGTTTCAGACTCTCCTCGGTGCGACGGGTACGGGCAAAACATTTACGATCGCGGCGACGATCGCGCAGCATCAGAAACCGACATTAGTATTAGCTCATAATAAGACATTAGCCGCGCAATTGTGTAACGAGTTGCGGCAATTTTTCCCGCATAATGCCGTCGAGTATTTTGTTTCTTATTACGATTATTATCAGCCGGAGGCTTATATTGCCGTCAGTGATACTTTCATCGAAAAAGCATCGGCAATTAATGATGAAATCGATATGTTGCGGCATTCGGCGACTCGATCTTTATTCGAGCATCGACATGTAATCGTAGTCGCGTCGATTAGTTGTATTTATGGTTTGGGTACGCCTGCTGAATATCTGAAGGCGGCAATTCCGCTGAAGGTGGGGATGGAAATCGACCAGCGGGAGATGTTGCGGCAATTAGTTTCGGTGCAATATAGTCGCAATGATATCGACCTCAAACGCGGTAATTTTCGGGTACGTGGCGATGTTGTTGAAATTGGCCCTGCTTACGAAGATCGGATCGTGCGGGTGGAATTTTTTGGTGATGAAATTGAAGCGATTCGGTATGTCGATCCGGTAACGGGGGAAATTCTTAATACATTAGGCGGTTTGAATATCTATCCAGCGCGGCACTTTGTGACGCCTGAAGATACTTTAGAAGCTGCTTGCAATGATATCGATGCAGAGTTAAAAGAGCGGATCGTCGAGTTAGAAACTAATGGTAAATTAATCGAAGCTCAACGCATCGACCAACGGACTCGCTACGATTTAGAAATGTTGCGGGAAGTAGGTTTTTGTAATGGGGTGGAAAATTATTCCCGCCATTTAGCTCGACGCAAAGCTGGCGATCCGCCTGAATGTTTGTTGGATTATTTCGATGATGATTGGTTATTGGTCGTCGATGAATCTCACGTTACCGTTCCGCAAATTCGTGGCATGTACAATGGCGATCGAGCGCGCAAAACCGTACTGATCGATCATGGTTTCCGGTTGCCCAGTGCGGCAGATAATCGCCCGTTAAAGGCGGATGAATTCTGGGAGAAGGTGAATCAATGTATTTTTGTTTCGGCAACCCCTGGTGAGTGGGAAATGGAACTCTCAGAGGATCGGATCGCCCAACAAATCATCCGTCCGACGGGAGTAATCGATCCAGAAATCTTCGTGCGTCCGACAGAGGGACAAGTAGACGATTTATTAGGTGAAATTCGCGATCGAGTCAAACTCAACGAACGCGTATTAATTACGACGCTCACCAAACGGATGGCGGAAGATTTGACGGAATATTTTCACGAACGCAGTGTGCGAGTAAAATATCTCCATTCAGAAGTTCAATCGATCGAACGCATCGAAATTATTCAAGGTTTGCGTAATGGTGAATTTGATGTCTTAATTGGGGTGAACTTATTACGGGAAGGTTTGGATTTACCAGAAGTATCTTTAGTCGCAATTCTCGATGCCGATAAAGAAGGTTTCTTACGTTCGACGCGATCTCTAATTCAAACAATCGGACGTGCGGCGCGACATATTCGCGGACAAGCGATCTTATATGCCGATAAATTAACAGATAGCATGATTGCCGCGATCGATGAAACGGAACGCCGTCGAGGGATTCAGATGGCGCATAATAAATTAAATAATATCACGCCCCAATCGATCGTCAAGACAGGTAGTAATTCAATCCTGCAATTCCTCGATCTTTCCCGTCGCTTAAACGCTCAACAATTGGAGACAGTCATCGAGCATGTCGATGAATTATCGCTCGAACAAATCCCGGATCTAATCGTCCAACTGGAAGCAGAAATGAAAGTAGCCGCCAAAGAGTTGGAGTTTGAAAAAGCAGCCACACTACGCGATCGAATCAAACAATTGCGAAGCAAGCTTGTTGGTAATATATAA